A window of Paenibacillus polygoni contains these coding sequences:
- a CDS encoding MarR family winged helix-turn-helix transcriptional regulator — protein sequence MNLSTEEMYGYSITKTSRALLRFLSGHLKRYSITPEQWTVLKRVYENDGIKQKELASIADKDPATLAKILDLLERGEFVIRKTNHTDRRSYFIFITEKGTNLRNEVYVHLEHLFGQVLEGISDEELTIFTKVLQQIEKNAINDTDI from the coding sequence ATGAATCTTAGCACAGAAGAGATGTACGGATATTCCATAACGAAAACCAGTAGGGCTTTACTTCGTTTTTTATCAGGTCATCTGAAAAGGTATTCCATTACACCCGAGCAATGGACCGTACTAAAAAGAGTCTATGAAAATGATGGTATTAAACAAAAAGAACTCGCCTCCATCGCAGACAAAGATCCCGCAACGTTGGCGAAGATCCTAGATCTATTGGAACGAGGCGAATTCGTCATTCGCAAAACGAATCATACAGATCGGCGCTCCTACTTCATATTTATTACTGAAAAAGGAACAAATCTAAGAAATGAAGTTTATGTACACTTAGAACACCTATTCGGACAAGTTTTAGAAGGAATATCTGATGAAGAATTAACGATTTTTACTAAAGTACTTCAACAGATTGAAAAAAACGCAATAAACGATACGGATATTTAG
- the cntE gene encoding staphylopine family metallophore export MFS transporter CntE: protein MNSTVTTKGKLNPVSFSFIRFYMLAFLFFAANSALTIILPLRSEAAGLNQAEIGLMMGAYMFTCMLLRPFAAGLLGKYGPLRVMKWLLILHALTLVLFIVTGVEMYLWLRALQGVATAFFSMTMQAGIVEKLEDKDRAQGLSMYTLFTMVPSLVIPILAIQIWENANNIWFTVLMIGLAVFPLIIGHKVDLPQTTVQNKSYTLWDMMRSFGRIWHSTPLLISSSVMLFASCVFGATATFLPLYMVSTGEASAGVFLTIQGLIVILCRFILRKKIPSDGSWNTWLMAGLLLCAALGTQLLALMEAIGPLVYLSAVLSGFAVAFLYPTLTTYLSFVLPSESRYVLMGIFMSSYDLGFSLGGFVMGLVVQSSSYSTMFTICTLLSIIALILVLVFKEQMEAGNRAQSAAPN from the coding sequence TTGAATTCTACTGTAACTACCAAAGGAAAATTAAATCCGGTATCTTTTTCTTTTATTCGGTTTTATATGTTAGCTTTTTTATTCTTTGCTGCGAACTCGGCGCTAACGATCATTCTTCCTTTGCGGAGTGAGGCTGCTGGATTAAACCAGGCTGAAATTGGTCTCATGATGGGAGCGTACATGTTTACATGTATGCTTCTAAGACCGTTTGCGGCTGGACTTTTAGGGAAGTATGGGCCGCTTCGTGTAATGAAATGGCTGCTGATCTTACATGCTTTAACACTGGTTTTATTTATCGTTACTGGAGTGGAAATGTATCTTTGGCTGCGGGCACTGCAGGGTGTGGCTACTGCGTTTTTCTCCATGACGATGCAGGCAGGGATTGTAGAAAAGCTGGAAGATAAAGACCGGGCACAGGGTCTGTCGATGTATACCTTGTTTACTATGGTTCCTTCTCTGGTCATCCCTATACTTGCTATTCAAATTTGGGAGAATGCGAACAATATCTGGTTTACTGTGCTGATGATCGGGCTCGCAGTTTTCCCGCTTATCATTGGACACAAGGTAGATTTACCGCAGACTACGGTGCAGAACAAATCATATACGCTGTGGGATATGATGCGTTCATTCGGCAGGATCTGGCATAGCACCCCGCTGTTAATTAGCAGTAGTGTCATGTTGTTTGCTTCGTGTGTATTCGGGGCAACTGCGACCTTTCTTCCTTTGTACATGGTATCGACAGGGGAAGCGAGTGCGGGCGTGTTTCTAACGATCCAGGGGCTCATTGTGATTTTATGCAGATTCATTTTACGTAAAAAAATCCCGTCAGACGGCAGCTGGAATACCTGGCTAATGGCGGGTTTGCTGTTATGTGCAGCACTCGGAACCCAGCTGCTTGCGCTAATGGAGGCGATCGGGCCGCTGGTTTACTTGTCCGCAGTACTTAGCGGTTTCGCCGTGGCATTTCTTTACCCGACATTAACTACTTATTTGTCTTTCGTACTCCCCTCTGAATCCCGATATGTGCTTATGGGCATTTTTATGTCCTCGTATGATTTGGGCTTCTCTCTGGGCGGATTTGTAATGGGTCTGGTTGTACAGAGCAGCTCGTATTCCACGATGTTTACGATCTGTACACTTCTTTCCATCATAGCCTTAATTTTGGTATTGGTTTTCAAAGAGCAGATGGAAGCAGGGAATAGGGCCCAATCAGCAGCGCCAAACTGA
- a CDS encoding glycoside hydrolase family 2 TIM barrel-domain containing protein, which yields MLTKMNLEGTWNLHLDEQKTDSESLPIYTDTISLPNTTSHAKKGRKNETILVGSLTDEYLFEGYAWFSKDIVIPDHLAGKRCFLHLERTRITTLWIDGVLYGTQNSLSTPHRYEISAGLTAGTHNLTIRVDNTSYPTKGGHLTSEDSQTNWNGITGKIELQFYERVFLKNVQVYPNLVHRSFDIKAELVGDPQDIRIIVSTHSINTDPVHTPGEQICIPDSNDLRFTYELGKDARLWSDDEPHVYKLHICLQDVRGRTLDTEEIITGLREFKADGDKFSINGHNTFLRGKNDCLIFPLTGYAPTVVDEWLRILGISKSYGMNHYRFHTCCPPEAAFIAADLLGIYMEPELPFWGTITDESSDSHNEAEQDYLIREGYAILQAFGNHPSFVMMSMGNELWGSKDKLNSMLKAYKEHDSRHLYTEGSNNFQFAPDILDESEFFCGVRFSKDRLFRGSYAMCDAPLGHVQTDLPNTLKDYDASILPGRDCTISESVMSEGEEIQIQYGTISTTVKAEAGSHKLVSPIPVISHEIGQYATFPNFEEIKKYTGSIKAKNFEVFQERLEAKGLGHLAAKYFTASGKLAVACYKEELEAAFRSKRLAGFQLLDLQDFSGQGTALVGILDAFMDSKGLITPEEWRTFCSDAVLLARFPKYNYEAGELFEARIELSYFRKKALDGCDLKWELQCEGYNLAEGTTKIPLLDGQQYITITDVHIPMPSVSVMTKVILRLSISDTDIYKTYALWIYPNELEVDWQGVNLFTEISEKALELLERGEDIMLFPSPDRIQNAVQGFYCTDFWSYPMFRSISESMHKEVAVGTMGLLIQKDHPIFGHFATEEYSTYPWWNIVSQSSSIILDHLEKDLKPLVQTIDNFERNHKLGLLMECRVLNGRVLMGALHHEHLMTTLAGRQLIYSFLQYVTSPAYQPVTRLEVEELQRLFS from the coding sequence ATGCTCACTAAAATGAATCTGGAGGGCACCTGGAATTTACATCTGGATGAACAAAAGACCGATAGCGAGTCCTTACCCATATACACAGACACCATTTCATTGCCTAATACAACCTCTCATGCAAAAAAAGGGCGAAAGAATGAAACGATCTTAGTTGGATCTTTAACTGACGAATATTTATTTGAGGGTTACGCTTGGTTTTCAAAAGACATTGTGATTCCAGATCACTTGGCTGGTAAACGTTGTTTTCTTCATCTGGAAAGAACGAGAATAACAACCCTTTGGATTGATGGTGTCCTATATGGGACACAAAATAGCTTGAGTACGCCTCATCGTTACGAAATCTCAGCAGGACTAACTGCAGGAACACACAATCTTACGATTCGGGTAGATAATACCAGTTATCCAACTAAAGGGGGTCATCTTACCTCAGAAGATTCACAGACCAACTGGAACGGGATTACTGGGAAAATAGAGCTTCAATTTTATGAACGTGTTTTTCTAAAAAATGTCCAAGTGTACCCCAATCTTGTTCACCGCTCATTTGATATTAAAGCAGAGCTTGTTGGGGACCCGCAAGACATTCGGATCATTGTATCGACCCATAGCATAAATACTGATCCAGTTCATACGCCAGGAGAGCAAATATGTATCCCTGATTCTAATGATCTGCGCTTTACGTACGAATTAGGTAAGGACGCACGATTATGGAGTGACGATGAACCTCATGTCTACAAACTTCATATTTGTCTACAAGATGTCCGTGGGAGGACGCTCGATACGGAAGAAATAATAACAGGATTACGAGAGTTCAAAGCGGATGGTGACAAGTTTTCGATCAACGGGCATAACACATTTCTCCGCGGCAAAAATGATTGCTTGATTTTCCCGCTTACAGGTTATGCACCAACAGTCGTGGATGAATGGCTTCGTATTCTTGGCATCTCCAAATCCTATGGGATGAATCACTACCGTTTTCACACCTGTTGTCCTCCTGAAGCTGCCTTTATCGCTGCGGACCTTCTCGGAATTTATATGGAACCTGAGCTTCCATTTTGGGGAACGATCACAGATGAATCCTCTGATTCGCATAATGAAGCTGAGCAGGACTACTTGATTCGTGAGGGCTATGCAATACTGCAGGCTTTTGGCAACCATCCTTCGTTTGTTATGATGTCCATGGGGAATGAACTGTGGGGAAGTAAAGATAAATTGAATTCAATGTTAAAGGCTTATAAAGAGCATGACAGTCGTCATTTATATACAGAAGGATCCAATAACTTTCAGTTTGCCCCAGACATTTTGGATGAAAGTGAGTTTTTTTGCGGCGTGCGATTTTCTAAAGATCGCTTGTTCAGAGGTTCGTATGCAATGTGTGATGCTCCTCTGGGTCATGTCCAAACAGATTTGCCAAACACATTAAAAGACTATGATGCAAGCATTTTACCGGGGAGAGACTGTACGATAAGCGAATCCGTCATGTCGGAGGGAGAAGAAATTCAAATCCAATATGGTACGATTTCGACGACAGTTAAGGCTGAAGCTGGAAGTCACAAGCTTGTTTCTCCTATTCCCGTCATTTCACATGAGATAGGTCAGTATGCTACTTTCCCCAATTTTGAGGAGATTAAGAAGTACACAGGCTCTATAAAAGCGAAGAATTTTGAGGTATTTCAGGAGCGCTTAGAAGCTAAGGGTTTGGGTCATCTTGCTGCCAAGTACTTTACAGCTTCCGGTAAACTGGCTGTAGCGTGTTACAAAGAAGAACTAGAAGCGGCTTTTCGCTCTAAGCGTCTTGCCGGGTTTCAACTGCTTGATCTCCAGGATTTTAGCGGGCAGGGAACAGCGTTAGTTGGCATCCTGGATGCTTTTATGGATTCAAAGGGATTGATTACACCTGAAGAATGGAGAACATTCTGTTCAGACGCCGTTCTTTTAGCGAGGTTCCCAAAGTATAACTATGAAGCCGGCGAACTCTTCGAGGCGCGGATTGAACTGAGCTATTTTAGGAAAAAGGCTTTAGACGGATGTGACCTTAAATGGGAGCTGCAATGTGAAGGTTATAATCTAGCGGAAGGGACTACAAAAATACCTTTATTAGATGGTCAGCAATATATCACGATTACGGATGTCCATATTCCTATGCCGAGTGTCTCGGTCATGACAAAAGTGATCCTGCGGCTGTCTATTTCAGATACCGATATTTATAAAACCTATGCTCTATGGATTTATCCGAATGAGCTGGAAGTTGACTGGCAAGGGGTAAACCTGTTTACCGAGATTTCAGAGAAAGCCCTGGAGCTGCTTGAGCGAGGGGAAGATATCATGCTTTTCCCGTCACCTGATCGCATACAGAATGCGGTTCAAGGGTTCTATTGTACTGATTTTTGGTCCTATCCGATGTTTCGCTCCATCTCTGAGAGTATGCACAAGGAGGTTGCTGTTGGTACCATGGGGTTACTAATCCAAAAAGACCATCCTATATTTGGGCACTTTGCCACAGAAGAATATTCGACGTATCCGTGGTGGAATATTGTCTCGCAGTCATCTTCTATTATTCTGGATCATTTGGAAAAAGATCTGAAACCTCTAGTTCAAACCATTGATAATTTTGAGAGAAACCATAAACTTGGTCTCTTGATGGAATGTCGTGTTTTGAATGGAAGAGTTCTTATGGGTGCTCTTCATCATGAGCACCTGATGACTACACTTGCAGGTAGACAGCTGATATACAGCTTCCTTCAATATGTGACAAGTCCAGCTTATCAGCCCGTGACCCGTCTTGAAGTAGAAGAGCTTCAGCGTTTATTTAGCTGA
- a CDS encoding polysaccharide deacetylase family protein: protein MTKLSIVHKVSTPEKVVAFTFDDGPHPLYTRQVLDIFRSVNGKATFFMIGQEMDSYEEIAREVHTAGHEIANHTFSHPDLTKLKLEEVRAELQQADGRIRRITGEPVLNFRPPYFSVNEDILALADEFGYTAIGTVNGGAKDWEQPGVDYILEHTRPTIDHGSILIFHDGYGERAQTIEAVKILVDELHHEGYRFLTVRELLHLANHS from the coding sequence ATGACCAAGTTATCTATAGTACATAAGGTGTCTACTCCGGAAAAAGTGGTTGCCTTTACATTCGATGATGGACCTCATCCGCTTTATACCAGACAAGTGCTGGACATATTTCGTAGTGTTAATGGAAAAGCAACATTTTTTATGATTGGTCAGGAGATGGATTCATATGAGGAGATCGCAAGAGAAGTTCATACTGCTGGGCATGAGATTGCGAATCATACCTTCTCCCATCCTGATTTAACCAAGCTAAAGCTAGAGGAAGTGCGGGCAGAATTACAGCAGGCGGATGGGAGAATTCGCCGAATAACAGGAGAGCCTGTACTAAATTTCAGACCTCCCTACTTTTCAGTTAATGAGGATATCCTTGCACTTGCGGATGAGTTCGGATACACTGCGATTGGTACAGTGAACGGCGGGGCCAAGGACTGGGAACAGCCAGGTGTAGATTATATTTTGGAACATACGAGACCAACCATTGATCATGGCAGCATTTTAATATTCCATGACGGATATGGTGAGCGTGCTCAAACGATTGAGGCTGTCAAGATACTAGTGGATGAACTTCATCATGAAGGATATCGGTTCTTGACCGTACGTGAGTTGCTCCATCTTGCGAATCACTCTTAA
- a CDS encoding carbohydrate ABC transporter permease, whose amino-acid sequence MKTAEVRLRKKTTFIRNIIIQAFLIVVAIVQIYPLIWLAFFSLKDNSEIFSGDVLGLPDKFLWSNYSKALSDGNVLTYFFNSVLVTSISILLVLILSSMTGYAITRMNWKLSSVTMTTILLGMMVPIQATLLPLFMVLKNLHLLNTYWSLIIPYVAFGIPMAVFILGSFYKGIPREMEESAVMDGCGIYRTFFSIILPLVRPAIATVAIFTFLSCWNELMFAVTFINKESYQTLTVGMMSMVGTYITQWGIIGAGLMITTLPTVIIYLVLNRQVQQSMIAGAVKG is encoded by the coding sequence ATGAAAACAGCAGAAGTACGATTGCGGAAAAAAACGACATTTATTAGAAACATCATAATACAAGCTTTTTTAATCGTTGTTGCTATTGTACAGATTTATCCCCTGATCTGGCTGGCTTTTTTCTCCCTGAAAGATAATAGTGAAATATTCAGTGGAGATGTTCTAGGGCTGCCTGACAAATTTTTATGGAGTAACTACTCGAAGGCTCTATCAGACGGGAATGTGTTAACGTACTTTTTCAATAGTGTGCTTGTCACCTCTATTTCCATCCTGCTTGTTCTGATTCTTTCCTCTATGACGGGTTATGCAATCACAAGAATGAACTGGAAACTGAGCAGTGTAACAATGACAACCATCCTTCTTGGAATGATGGTACCCATTCAGGCAACACTTCTGCCGCTCTTTATGGTCCTCAAGAACCTGCATTTATTGAACACTTATTGGTCTTTGATTATACCGTATGTAGCTTTTGGAATTCCTATGGCAGTGTTCATACTGGGCAGCTTTTATAAAGGGATCCCAAGGGAGATGGAAGAATCGGCGGTCATGGATGGCTGCGGCATTTATAGAACTTTCTTTTCCATTATATTACCGCTCGTACGTCCTGCCATTGCCACGGTAGCGATATTTACGTTTCTATCTTGCTGGAATGAGCTTATGTTTGCGGTGACGTTTATCAATAAAGAATCCTATCAGACGCTTACGGTTGGAATGATGTCTATGGTAGGGACTTATATTACACAGTGGGGAATTATTGGAGCAGGACTGATGATTACTACACTTCCGACCGTTATAATCTACTTGGTACTCAATAGACAAGTGCAGCAAAGTATGATTGCAGGCGCGGTTAAAGGATAA
- a CDS encoding carbohydrate ABC transporter permease: protein MNSVFSNKKAIMIFVLPTLLLFCTIVLIPIVVSAYYSLLDWNGISKGTFIGLDNFTQMFQDPRALKSIYNSLLFAAASIFIQLPISLLLALILASSVKGEGFYRTVYFLPVLISTVVVAQLWSKIYNADYGLLNTMLENIGLSSLAQDWLGQKDTALAASFIPTLWQYMGYHMLLMYAGAKSISQDIFEAAKMDGASRMRTAFAITIPLMKPILKVCLVFSVIGAFKVFDLIYVLTGGGPLFSTEVPSTLMYTTIFGTYQYGYGSAISVFIILECLIVTVLINKFFKIE, encoded by the coding sequence ATGAATTCAGTATTTTCTAACAAGAAGGCCATTATGATATTTGTCCTGCCTACCCTCCTTTTATTTTGTACCATCGTATTAATTCCGATCGTTGTCTCTGCATATTACAGTTTACTGGATTGGAATGGCATCTCCAAAGGTACGTTTATTGGACTGGACAATTTCACGCAGATGTTTCAGGATCCGCGAGCATTAAAATCCATATATAACTCATTGTTGTTTGCGGCAGCGTCTATTTTCATTCAGCTGCCTATCTCTCTTTTACTTGCACTGATCCTGGCATCGTCAGTCAAAGGAGAAGGGTTTTACCGAACTGTATATTTCTTGCCGGTACTCATTTCGACGGTCGTTGTCGCGCAGCTATGGTCGAAAATTTATAATGCGGATTATGGCCTTTTAAATACAATGCTCGAGAACATTGGTCTTTCGAGTCTGGCCCAAGACTGGCTGGGACAGAAGGATACTGCGCTTGCGGCATCGTTTATCCCTACCTTGTGGCAGTATATGGGTTATCACATGTTGTTAATGTATGCCGGAGCGAAGTCGATCTCTCAAGATATATTTGAAGCTGCCAAAATGGACGGGGCTTCACGCATGCGGACTGCTTTTGCTATTACCATACCGCTAATGAAACCGATTCTTAAAGTTTGTCTCGTCTTTTCGGTCATCGGTGCCTTTAAGGTGTTTGATCTGATTTATGTACTGACTGGAGGCGGTCCGCTTTTCTCTACTGAAGTGCCGAGCACCTTGATGTACACGACCATTTTCGGAACGTATCAATATGGTTACGGAAGTGCTATTTCCGTCTTTATCATTTTGGAATGTTTGATCGTGACTGTTCTTATCAATAAATTTTTCAAGATAGAATAG
- a CDS encoding extracellular solute-binding protein: MKALLKKSMSLVLAVGIAGSLAACSAGSSEGKSADKDASGSIKLTLWDQSVGNTDPSAKLLPEIIEKWNSEHPDIQVDRSGTTGEQYKTKVKTSLAAGEAPDLFYGMGGGSFMQPYIESGNVLEISSYLTDDIKSKMGPGMAEAIEVDGKIYTLPVYTHIANLYVNTDLFNKAGAKVPTTYTELLDAVEKLKAADITPALIGEKDRWPGMYWYDIIAMRQAGNEAVIEAFKDPSKWDSPEFVAAATKMQELAKAGAFNSSMFSMSYDEMLGAFNAGNGAMMFQANWVNAGIEDPSSAVKGNVQVIPFPTFEDGKGKGTEIFGGAVDGFYVSNTTKHPKEAVEFLMYLSEQLGTQGYLAGAGLPSWNIDGLDTSSLSTLDTSAADIMKTATSFIAWWDNILPADSAETHKNLIAELLAEEITPEEFCKQMAQLKPTELKL, translated from the coding sequence ATGAAAGCGTTATTAAAAAAATCAATGAGCCTCGTTCTAGCGGTGGGGATTGCGGGCAGTCTCGCTGCCTGCTCTGCTGGTTCATCCGAAGGTAAATCAGCAGATAAAGATGCAAGCGGTTCCATAAAGCTGACGCTATGGGATCAGTCCGTAGGAAATACGGATCCGTCAGCGAAGTTGCTGCCTGAGATCATCGAGAAGTGGAATAGCGAACATCCAGATATCCAGGTTGATCGGTCGGGAACGACAGGTGAGCAGTATAAAACGAAAGTAAAGACTTCACTCGCCGCAGGCGAAGCGCCTGATCTTTTTTACGGTATGGGAGGCGGCAGTTTTATGCAACCTTATATCGAATCAGGCAATGTTCTGGAGATATCCAGTTACTTAACAGATGATATTAAGTCGAAGATGGGACCGGGTATGGCAGAGGCCATTGAAGTGGATGGCAAAATATATACCCTGCCGGTTTACACCCATATTGCTAATCTATACGTGAATACCGACTTATTTAACAAAGCGGGTGCCAAAGTTCCAACGACTTATACGGAATTGCTTGATGCCGTAGAAAAACTGAAAGCGGCAGACATTACGCCTGCTCTTATTGGAGAAAAAGACCGCTGGCCGGGCATGTACTGGTACGACATTATTGCGATGCGCCAAGCTGGAAATGAAGCCGTAATCGAGGCATTTAAAGATCCATCCAAATGGGACTCACCTGAGTTTGTGGCGGCTGCAACCAAAATGCAGGAACTCGCTAAGGCAGGCGCCTTTAACAGCAGTATGTTCAGCATGAGTTATGATGAAATGCTAGGCGCGTTCAACGCAGGGAATGGCGCTATGATGTTCCAAGCCAACTGGGTTAATGCAGGGATCGAAGACCCGTCCTCGGCTGTAAAAGGCAACGTCCAAGTGATCCCATTCCCAACTTTTGAGGACGGAAAAGGTAAAGGTACGGAAATATTCGGCGGAGCCGTTGACGGTTTCTATGTCAGCAACACCACGAAGCATCCTAAAGAAGCCGTTGAGTTCTTGATGTATTTGAGCGAGCAGCTTGGAACACAGGGATATCTTGCCGGCGCAGGACTTCCTAGCTGGAATATTGATGGACTGGATACTTCGAGCCTTTCTACTCTTGATACCTCTGCCGCAGATATTATGAAGACAGCAACCTCGTTTATTGCATGGTGGGACAATATTCTCCCAGCAGATTCTGCAGAAACGCATAAAAACTTAATCGCAGAGCTCCTGGCAGAAGAGATCACACCGGAAGAATTCTGCAAACAGATGGCACAGCTAAAACCAACAGAACTAAAACTTTGA
- a CDS encoding response regulator has protein sequence MGKLKVLIVDDEYLIRNLLRMRMNWEEQGLTIIGEASNAQEALDMVDKHRPDIIFTDIYMPHINGIEFSSRVLKKYPDIKIVVVTGHDEFEYAHQSIKIGISDFILKPIRASDLLHVTEKVKRIINEERRRDQEMEKLKQELERNFPYLREKFLYQWLKGTLSIEEIVEKAEFFRFPMFNRRAAYQLAIIEISASQEKQTEEQLILLGMECRNRIETFFSQDSEVIILSETEDRIVIISFSEDGRIVDECESLKLILIDSLPCFVNIGIGRKRGNIEEAHLSYQEANRALHYKVFAGHNQVVCFKDIMEGRQDHYRYKPEVLQELHFYISVGSTERAAQMLTQIFDASFSSAGQFRTAAMDVITECQRAAMERGIEDEHTLNTETLVSILTADNLPELKRILESYVFTISNIINMENQAKAGNLISQVKAYLENHMRDPNIGLASTAAVFFISPGHLGRLMKKETGQTFVEYLTDIRMKRAEHLLKTTDLKGYEIGERVGIIDPHYFSVLFKKTMGRSMNEYRIGKL, from the coding sequence ATGGGAAAATTGAAAGTTTTAATTGTGGATGATGAATATCTGATTCGAAATCTCCTTAGAATGCGCATGAATTGGGAAGAGCAAGGTTTGACGATCATAGGTGAAGCTTCCAATGCTCAGGAAGCCCTGGATATGGTAGATAAACATAGACCAGACATCATTTTCACAGACATTTATATGCCGCATATTAACGGAATTGAGTTTAGCAGCAGAGTGCTGAAAAAATATCCGGACATAAAAATTGTCGTTGTTACTGGTCATGATGAATTTGAATACGCACACCAGAGTATTAAAATTGGAATTTCTGACTTTATTCTTAAACCGATTCGAGCTTCCGATTTACTCCATGTTACCGAAAAGGTAAAACGTATAATTAATGAAGAACGTAGACGGGATCAAGAAATGGAGAAGCTGAAGCAAGAACTGGAGCGGAATTTTCCGTATCTTAGAGAAAAATTTCTCTATCAATGGCTTAAAGGAACTCTTTCTATAGAAGAAATTGTTGAAAAAGCCGAATTTTTTAGATTTCCTATGTTCAACCGCAGAGCCGCATACCAGCTAGCTATTATAGAAATCTCTGCATCCCAAGAGAAGCAGACGGAGGAACAACTGATTCTGCTCGGAATGGAGTGTAGAAATCGAATAGAGACATTTTTTTCACAAGATTCAGAAGTCATTATATTATCCGAAACGGAGGACCGTATTGTAATTATTTCATTTAGCGAGGATGGAAGGATTGTCGATGAGTGCGAGTCCCTCAAATTAATTCTTATAGATTCACTTCCATGTTTCGTAAACATCGGAATTGGGAGAAAGCGCGGCAATATCGAAGAAGCTCATCTCAGTTATCAAGAAGCGAACAGGGCACTTCATTATAAAGTTTTTGCAGGTCATAATCAGGTGGTCTGTTTCAAAGATATCATGGAAGGCAGGCAAGATCATTACCGGTATAAGCCAGAGGTTCTTCAGGAGCTGCATTTCTATATCAGCGTCGGTTCGACAGAAAGGGCGGCTCAGATGTTAACACAAATATTTGACGCTTCATTTTCCAGCGCAGGTCAGTTCCGTACGGCGGCCATGGATGTGATTACAGAGTGCCAGCGCGCAGCGATGGAGCGGGGCATCGAGGACGAGCATACGCTGAATACAGAGACACTCGTTTCCATTCTAACGGCGGATAATCTGCCAGAACTAAAAAGAATACTCGAAAGTTACGTTTTTACCATTTCAAATATAATTAACATGGAGAATCAGGCCAAAGCAGGTAATCTGATCAGTCAGGTGAAAGCGTATTTAGAGAATCATATGAGGGATCCTAACATAGGACTTGCCAGCACCGCTGCTGTATTTTTTATCAGCCCAGGACACTTGGGAAGACTTATGAAGAAAGAAACAGGTCAGACGTTTGTCGAGTATCTTACAGATATACGCATGAAAAGAGCAGAGCATCTGCTGAAAACGACCGATTTAAAAGGATACGAAATAGGAGAAAGGGTGGGTATCATCGATCCGCATTATTTCAGTGTCTTATTTAAGAAAACGATGGGAAGGTCTATGAACGAGTATCGAATCGGTAAATTATGA